A window of Rhinatrema bivittatum chromosome 2, aRhiBiv1.1, whole genome shotgun sequence contains these coding sequences:
- the LHPP gene encoding phospholysine phosphohistidine inorganic pyrophosphate phosphatase has protein sequence MKGQPGVMAAWARGAAAVRALLLDVSGVLYDSSGEEGPGSAIPGSVAAVRRIKQSGLKLRFCTNETQATRAKFVQKLQHLGFDVNEQEVIAPAPAACQILRERGLRPYLLVHDALLPEFDSVDKSNPNCVVIGDAADNFSYKNLNRAFQFLMGLETPILLSLGKGRYYKETDGLKLDVGVYMRALEYACEIDAEVVGKPSKAFFLSALADMGVEPHEALMIGDDIVNDVGGAQQCGIGALLVRTGKFRPCDEEHPDVKADGCVANLAEAVDILLKQRQQ, from the coding sequence ATGAAGGGGCAGCCTGGTGTCATGGCTGCTTGGGCTCGTGGGGCGGCAGCTGTGCGCGCGCTCCTCCTTGATGTCAGCGGTGTCTTATACGACAGCAGCGGAGAGGAGGGGCCCGGGAGCGCTATTCCGGGGTCTGTGGCGGCCGTGCGTAGGATTAAGCAGTCAGGCCTGAAGCTGCGGTTCTGCACTAATGAGACACAGGCGACCCGAGCTAAGTTTGTGCAGAAGCTGCAGCACCTGGGCTTTGATGTGAACGAGCAGGAAGTCATTGCGCCAGCCCCCGCAGCATGCCAGATTCTGCGAGAACGGGGCCTGCGGCCATACCTCCTCGTGCACGATGCACTTCTTCCTGAATTTGATTCTGTCGATAAGTCGAACCCAAACTGTGTAGTTATTGGTGATGCTGCTGACAACTTCTCCTATAAAAATCTGAATAGGGCATTCCAATTTCTGATGGGATTAGAAACTCCAATTCTGCTCTCCCTAGGAAAAGGACGTTATTATAAAGAAACAGACGGTCTGAAGCTGGATGTTGGAGTCTACATGAGAGCATTAGAGTATGCCTGTGAGATTGATGCGGAAGTGGTAGGAAAGCCATCCAAGGCCTTTTTCCTCTCAGCTTTGGCAGACATGGGTGTGGAGCCACACGAGGCACTGATGATTGGAGACGATATCGTGAACGATGTGGGAGGTGCCCAGCAGTGTGGCATTGGCGCGCTGCTGGTACGGACGGGAAAGTTCCGGCCCTGTGATGAAGAGCACCCTGACGTGAAAGCTGATGGTTGTGTTGCGAACCTGGCAGAGGCTGTGGACATTCTCCTCAAGCAGCGGCAACAGTGA